In bacterium, the following proteins share a genomic window:
- a CDS encoding sigma-70 family RNA polymerase sigma factor gives MFDRHQDLKTIRRCKRGEEAAFAEILARYRGPIYNLCYRMSRSPEDARDLSQEVFIKVFRLLDRFDEEYAFSSWLFRIATNHCIDHLRRNRMRFLSLEGIAGPDGEEFELQLPDDGPAPDTVLERKEAVQRLEEVIADLPPHYRAITLLRHQQQLSYDEIAEVLQLPLGTVKARIHRARAQIQQMLEERSYDI, from the coding sequence GTGTTCGACCGCCATCAGGATCTCAAGACGATCCGTCGGTGCAAGCGCGGCGAGGAAGCCGCGTTCGCGGAGATCCTCGCCCGCTACCGGGGGCCGATCTACAACCTCTGCTACCGCATGTCACGCAGCCCGGAAGACGCCCGCGACCTGTCGCAGGAAGTGTTCATCAAGGTCTTCCGCCTGCTTGATCGTTTCGACGAGGAATACGCGTTCAGCAGCTGGCTTTTCCGCATCGCCACGAACCACTGCATCGACCATCTGCGCCGGAATCGCATGCGCTTCCTGTCGCTGGAGGGCATCGCCGGACCTGACGGCGAGGAATTCGAACTGCAATTGCCCGACGACGGGCCCGCCCCCGACACCGTGCTCGAGCGCAAGGAGGCGGTGCAGCGCCTGGAGGAGGTCATCGCCGACCTGCCGCCGCACTACCGGGCGATCACCCTCCTGCGCCACCAGCAACAGCTTTCGTACGACGAGATCGCTGAAGTGCTGCAGTTGCCCCTGGGCACGGTCAAGGCGCGGATCCACCGGGCCCGGGCCCAGATCCAGCAGATGCTCGAGGAGCGGTCCTACGATATCTGA
- the eno gene encoding phosphopyruvate hydratase has protein sequence MSAIEFIQAREILDSRGNPTVEVDVFLEDGSVGRAGVPSGASTGEHEALELRDGDKGRYGGKGVETAVGNVHDLEEALVGMDATEQREIDRLLLDMDGTPNKGKLGANAILGVSLAVAKAAASSVGLPLYQYLGGVHAHTLPVPMMNVLNGGAHADNNVDIQEFMIMPVGAPTFREALRYGAETFHALKKILAEKGLATSVGDEGGFAPNLGSNREALDYLVKAIEKAGYKPGEDIVLALDVASSGLCKDGKYRLAAEGNEPWEAARLIEYYRTLVDSYPIMSIEDGLDENDWDGWGRLYEALGNRVQIVGDDLLVTNPERVRRAITDGCANSILIKLNQIGSLSETLETIEIAKWARFTNVISHRSGETADNTIADLAVATNAGQIKTGSLCRSDRVEKYNQLLRIEEELDDLAFYPGMACFYNLR, from the coding sequence ATGAGCGCGATCGAATTCATCCAGGCCCGGGAAATCCTTGACTCGCGGGGCAACCCGACGGTCGAGGTCGATGTGTTTCTCGAGGACGGCAGCGTCGGCCGTGCCGGCGTGCCCAGCGGCGCGTCGACGGGCGAGCACGAAGCCCTTGAACTCCGCGACGGCGACAAGGGCCGTTACGGCGGCAAGGGTGTCGAGACGGCCGTGGGCAACGTGCACGACCTCGAAGAAGCGCTCGTCGGGATGGACGCCACCGAGCAGCGCGAGATCGACCGCCTGCTGCTCGACATGGACGGCACGCCCAACAAGGGCAAGCTCGGCGCCAACGCGATCCTCGGCGTGAGCCTCGCCGTGGCGAAGGCCGCCGCCTCGTCGGTCGGCCTGCCCCTGTACCAGTACCTGGGCGGCGTGCATGCGCACACCCTGCCGGTGCCGATGATGAACGTGCTGAACGGCGGCGCCCATGCCGACAACAACGTCGACATCCAGGAATTCATGATCATGCCCGTGGGCGCCCCCACGTTCCGCGAGGCGCTGCGGTACGGGGCCGAGACGTTCCACGCGCTGAAGAAGATCCTGGCCGAGAAGGGCCTGGCCACTTCGGTGGGCGACGAGGGCGGCTTCGCGCCCAACCTCGGCAGCAACCGCGAGGCGCTGGACTACCTGGTCAAGGCCATCGAGAAGGCCGGCTACAAGCCCGGCGAGGACATCGTGCTGGCGCTCGACGTGGCCTCGAGCGGCCTGTGCAAGGACGGCAAGTACCGCCTGGCGGCCGAGGGCAACGAGCCCTGGGAAGCGGCCCGGCTGATCGAGTACTACCGCACGCTCGTCGACAGCTACCCGATCATGTCGATCGAGGACGGCCTCGACGAGAACGACTGGGACGGCTGGGGCCGCCTGTACGAAGCGTTGGGCAACCGGGTGCAGATCGTCGGCGACGACCTGCTGGTGACCAACCCGGAGCGCGTGCGTCGCGCGATCACCGATGGTTGCGCCAACAGCATCCTGATCAAGCTGAACCAGATCGGCTCGCTGTCCGAAACGCTCGAGACCATCGAGATCGCCAAGTGGGCGCGGTTCACGAACGTCATCAGCCACCGCAGCGGCGAGACGGCCGACAACACGATCGCCGACCTGGCGGTGGCCACGAACGCGGGCCAGATCAAGACCGGTTCGCTGTGCCGCAGCGACCGCGTCGAGAAGTACAACCAGCTGCTGCGCATCGAAGAGGAACTGGACGACCTGGCGTTCTATCCCGGGATGGCCTGTTTCTACAACCTGCGCTGA
- a CDS encoding septum formation initiator family protein: MPRPIRFARPAGSSGGGAARTVRRGRVWAPRAVLWLAGSTIVAGVVLVQLGDGGVPALRRLRSQDAELSGEVDGLVKRNAELRQELQSLKDDPETLERLAREKAGMKRPGEAVLVVLPASEPGDR, from the coding sequence ATGCCCCGACCGATCCGTTTTGCGCGCCCCGCCGGTTCTTCCGGCGGCGGCGCGGCCCGCACCGTCCGGCGCGGGCGCGTGTGGGCACCTCGAGCCGTCCTGTGGCTCGCCGGCTCGACGATCGTGGCCGGCGTGGTGCTGGTGCAGCTGGGTGACGGCGGCGTACCCGCGCTGCGGCGACTGCGCTCGCAGGATGCCGAGCTGAGCGGCGAAGTGGACGGGCTGGTCAAGCGGAATGCGGAACTGCGTCAGGAGCTGCAGTCGCTCAAGGACGATCCGGAGACGCTCGAGCGCCTGGCCCGCGAAAAAGCGGGCATGAAGCGCCCGGGCGAGGCGGTTCTGGTCGTGTTGCCGGCGTCCGAGCCGGGCGACAGGTAG
- a CDS encoding recombinase zinc beta ribbon domain-containing protein, protein MGERGDHRKATGFLTGKAKVSQYLLSGLISCGACGGSMHGRTTWKNKWRKDGSRIGTAYYVCGAAIAKGKSVCQPIQFPQRVFDDFVLDLVEQRLEVLLGKRGQATLRGLIEKQLAPATPDHGPEMRRLRGRLEELTTKIDSVIDLAASAAEHRGLMKDRLGKLCTERQGIESRLRELEQAPASAPNPEVLVDAILAGLADARHLFEHGTVEERKRVVRAFVEKLTVDGVSGSGELRVKRIPDAQGIGDSFKVVAGTGFEPVTFGL, encoded by the coding sequence ATGGGGGAACGCGGCGATCACAGGAAGGCGACCGGCTTCCTGACCGGCAAGGCCAAGGTTTCGCAGTATCTGCTGTCCGGCCTGATCAGCTGCGGCGCGTGTGGCGGATCGATGCACGGCCGTACTACCTGGAAAAACAAATGGCGGAAGGACGGCAGCCGCATCGGCACGGCGTACTACGTCTGCGGCGCCGCGATCGCCAAGGGCAAGTCGGTCTGCCAGCCCATCCAATTCCCGCAGCGGGTGTTCGACGACTTCGTGTTGGATCTCGTGGAGCAGAGGCTCGAGGTCTTGCTCGGCAAGAGAGGCCAGGCCACGCTGCGCGGGCTGATCGAGAAGCAACTCGCTCCGGCGACGCCCGACCACGGTCCGGAGATGCGGCGACTGAGGGGGCGCCTGGAGGAGCTCACGACGAAGATCGATTCGGTGATCGATCTGGCCGCTTCCGCCGCCGAACACCGCGGACTCATGAAGGACCGGCTCGGAAAGCTCTGCACCGAACGTCAGGGGATCGAAAGCCGCCTGCGCGAGCTCGAGCAGGCCCCGGCCAGTGCGCCGAACCCTGAGGTCCTCGTGGACGCCATCCTGGCGGGCCTCGCCGACGCGCGGCACCTCTTCGAGCATGGCACCGTGGAGGAGCGCAAGCGGGTCGTGCGGGCCTTCGTCGAGAAGCTCACGGTGGATGGCGTATCGGGCAGCGGCGAGCTGAGGGTAAAGAGAATCCCCGATGCTCAGGGCATCGGGGACTCTTTCAAAGTGGTAGCGGGGACAGGATTTGAACCTGTGACCTTTGGGTTATGA
- a CDS encoding recombinase family protein, producing the protein MNPRPDGTIPAAIYLRRSTDRQEKSLGDQRREILRYASEHGFGIVAEFVDDGVSGTSGETRQGFLSMLEEAQSPRRAWQFVLVWDIKRFGRMSSDEVGYYRWLFKQAGVEIIYTSEGFTGSSADKFLRFFKQEAARDESATLSKAVIRGLVSLADHGWWPGGMAPYGYDLGYFDQSGRLFQIVRNTDEGDKLILDAEGNPVRHVRRGQKVKGSDTEHVRLLPSLPERVEVIRRIFAWYVGGTNLGFKSIADRLNREGVVSPKGKGWAMSSIRVIIMNPVYIGRVVWNRRRMGKFHRVADRREVERDGCGKRRLKWNDPRTGSSTRMRTSLWSTLIPSSKPGASWGNAAITGRRPAS; encoded by the coding sequence ATGAACCCTAGACCTGACGGAACCATACCCGCGGCGATCTACCTGCGCCGGTCCACGGATCGCCAGGAGAAATCGCTCGGCGACCAACGGCGCGAGATTCTCCGCTACGCCTCCGAGCACGGCTTCGGCATCGTGGCCGAGTTCGTCGACGATGGCGTCTCGGGGACCTCGGGAGAGACCCGGCAAGGCTTCCTGTCCATGCTCGAAGAGGCCCAGTCGCCGAGGCGAGCGTGGCAGTTCGTCCTGGTCTGGGACATCAAGCGCTTCGGTCGCATGTCGAGCGACGAGGTCGGCTACTACCGCTGGCTCTTCAAGCAGGCCGGGGTCGAGATCATCTACACATCGGAGGGATTCACCGGCTCGAGCGCCGACAAATTCCTGCGGTTCTTCAAGCAGGAAGCCGCCCGGGACGAGTCGGCGACGCTCTCGAAGGCGGTCATCCGCGGGCTGGTTTCGCTGGCCGACCACGGCTGGTGGCCGGGGGGCATGGCGCCCTACGGTTATGACCTCGGCTACTTCGACCAGTCCGGCCGGCTCTTCCAGATCGTCCGCAATACGGACGAAGGCGACAAGCTGATCCTCGACGCGGAGGGAAACCCCGTCCGCCACGTTCGCCGCGGGCAGAAGGTGAAGGGATCCGACACCGAGCACGTGAGGCTTCTGCCCAGCCTTCCCGAGCGGGTCGAAGTGATCCGCCGGATCTTCGCCTGGTATGTGGGCGGTACCAACCTCGGCTTCAAGTCGATCGCGGACCGCCTGAACCGCGAGGGTGTGGTTTCCCCGAAGGGCAAAGGCTGGGCGATGTCATCCATCCGGGTGATCATCATGAACCCTGTGTACATCGGGCGCGTGGTCTGGAATCGGCGGCGGATGGGGAAATTCCACCGTGTCGCCGACCGGCGGGAGGTCGAGCGCGACGGCTGCGGGAAACGACGGCTGAAGTGGAACGACCCCAGGACTGGCTCATCTACGAGAATGCGCACGAGCCTCTGGTCGACCCTGATACCTTCGAGCAAGCCCGGCGCATCATGGGGGAACGCGGCGATCACAGGAAGGCGACCGGCTTCCTGA
- a CDS encoding septation protein SpoVG family protein produces MTMPERPDLTSGLPGSHAITEVRIRLAPGGGSGLVAFASCCYGGVLLNDIAIRKDSAGHLFLTYPRKLSASGRPHPLHHPIDRETASEFEAAVIGQVQRLLGPAEGADGS; encoded by the coding sequence ATGACGATGCCTGAGAGACCCGACCTGACGTCCGGATTGCCCGGATCGCACGCCATCACCGAGGTCCGGATCCGCCTGGCCCCCGGCGGCGGCAGCGGCCTCGTCGCCTTCGCCTCCTGCTGTTATGGCGGGGTGCTTCTCAATGACATCGCCATCCGCAAGGATAGCGCGGGCCATCTGTTCTTGACCTATCCCAGAAAGCTCTCCGCCTCGGGTCGGCCGCATCCGCTCCATCACCCGATCGACCGGGAGACCGCTTCCGAGTTCGAGGCGGCGGTCATCGGGCAGGTCCAGAGACTTCTCGGGCCGGCGGAAGGGGCCGACGGGTCGTGA
- a CDS encoding DUF3987 domain-containing protein gives MKDDNDRLLEGTLPQDPFADAQPLAPGAPEAIPSEDPAWDDPLPIGPVAKAPVFPVETLPPWLRDWVSALATALQCPVELPAMLGLAVLALCGAKRYKVHVLQGWDEPLNLYVAVALKPGEAKSPAFAAAIRPVARFVAEERKRTDPEIRAAMARADVAAKRTDHLKTLAAKASQPEDYAKSLALVEEAVFEQGAIEVPAPLRLVLDDVTSESLEAVLRQQGGRIAIMSDEGGPFELMGGRYSNGVPNIDIYLKGHSGGQITTDRIGREGGSIQEPAVTIGLAIQPEVISSLRDKKGFRGRGLLARFLWAIPESIVGSRAPDAPPVPMEVSQAYEEAVTSLLRRPTLKDETGEIRSRFMDFSPAAYDLLVGLKATNEPKLGLAGEFESVADWGNKVAGETIRLAGLLHLADHALDPDAAAPLAIGEGPMRRALRISDFLCTHAQIAFDMMGADPVAGQARYILAWIRRTGASSFTLRDAYQALRAGFKAPAELVPPLDLLVEHDVIRCRPEPPRSRPGRPPSPVFDVNPRLHTHNARNTHNSVLGASARNSVNSVHDFGAAEPIAASARKDDDDA, from the coding sequence ATGAAGGACGACAACGATCGCCTCCTCGAAGGCACCCTCCCGCAGGACCCCTTCGCCGACGCCCAGCCCCTCGCTCCGGGCGCGCCCGAGGCGATCCCCAGCGAGGATCCCGCCTGGGACGACCCGCTGCCCATCGGCCCCGTGGCGAAAGCGCCGGTCTTCCCCGTTGAGACCCTGCCCCCCTGGCTAAGGGACTGGGTCAGCGCCCTGGCCACCGCCCTGCAGTGCCCCGTGGAACTGCCGGCCATGCTAGGCCTCGCCGTGTTGGCCCTCTGCGGTGCGAAGAGGTACAAGGTCCACGTATTGCAGGGCTGGGACGAGCCCCTGAACCTCTACGTTGCGGTTGCCTTGAAGCCCGGCGAGGCCAAGAGCCCGGCCTTCGCAGCGGCCATCCGGCCGGTGGCCCGGTTCGTGGCCGAGGAGCGCAAGCGCACCGATCCGGAAATCCGCGCGGCCATGGCCCGCGCCGACGTCGCAGCCAAGAGGACCGACCACCTCAAGACCCTCGCCGCCAAGGCGAGCCAACCGGAGGACTACGCCAAGTCCCTGGCCCTGGTCGAGGAGGCTGTGTTCGAGCAGGGCGCCATCGAGGTCCCGGCTCCTCTGCGGCTGGTCCTAGACGACGTCACCTCCGAGTCGCTGGAGGCGGTCCTGCGCCAGCAGGGCGGGCGCATCGCGATCATGTCCGACGAGGGTGGTCCCTTCGAACTCATGGGCGGCCGCTACTCGAACGGCGTCCCGAACATCGACATCTACCTGAAAGGTCACAGCGGCGGCCAGATCACGACCGACCGGATCGGGCGCGAGGGCGGGTCGATCCAGGAGCCCGCCGTCACCATCGGCCTGGCGATCCAGCCCGAAGTCATCTCCTCGCTGCGGGACAAGAAGGGCTTCCGCGGCCGAGGCCTCTTAGCCCGCTTCCTGTGGGCGATTCCCGAGAGCATCGTCGGGAGCCGCGCCCCCGATGCGCCGCCCGTGCCGATGGAGGTCAGCCAGGCCTACGAGGAGGCGGTGACCTCGCTTCTGCGGCGGCCCACCCTGAAGGACGAAACGGGGGAGATCCGTTCCCGGTTCATGGACTTCAGCCCGGCGGCCTACGACCTGCTCGTGGGGCTCAAGGCGACGAACGAGCCCAAGCTCGGCCTCGCGGGCGAATTCGAGAGCGTCGCTGACTGGGGGAACAAGGTCGCGGGCGAGACCATCCGCCTCGCCGGGCTTCTGCACCTGGCCGACCACGCCCTCGATCCCGATGCGGCCGCCCCCCTGGCCATCGGCGAGGGTCCGATGCGCCGGGCCCTGCGCATCAGCGACTTCCTCTGCACCCACGCCCAGATCGCCTTCGACATGATGGGGGCCGACCCGGTCGCCGGCCAGGCGCGGTACATCCTGGCGTGGATCCGGCGCACGGGCGCGTCGAGCTTCACCCTGCGCGATGCCTACCAGGCGCTACGGGCCGGGTTCAAGGCGCCCGCCGAGCTGGTCCCGCCCCTGGATCTGCTCGTCGAGCACGACGTGATCCGCTGCCGGCCGGAACCTCCACGCTCGCGACCCGGGCGTCCGCCCAGCCCGGTGTTCGACGTGAACCCCAGACTCCATACACACAATGCTCGGAATACACACAATTCGGTGCTCGGGGCCTCGGCGCGGAATTCTGTGAATTCTGTGCATGATTTCGGGGCCGCTGAACCGATTGCTGCTTCCGCCCGAAAGGACGATGACGATGCCTGA
- a CDS encoding DUF2779 domain-containing protein — translation MTHAISKSKYVAGLQCPKLLWTQYNDRDAIPPPDAAKQAIFDTGHAVGDLAKNLFPGGIEIAWSDDPSSRMERTTAETLELMKQRVPLYEASFLVEGCYCRADLLVPSEKDTWDLYEVKSTTGVKDVHLNDVAFQAWAIERCGVRLDRLYLVHLDNTYVRQGPIDVHGLFHAKDVTERARDLMPDVPQNVNSMQAVIVGDRPGTPIGEHCSDPYDCDLWPACSSFLPHDNVLDLYRVRKRNAFAMIGDGVMSVIDVSPADLNSKQRIQQEAIRTGATHVQAEEIHAWLAGLEYPLHCFDFETMMPAIPLFDGTRPFQQIPFQFSLHIVDSPSAEPRHVEFLSENAVDPRPDLIEALSAIGLEGTILAYNMGFEQTRLRELAADFPAHAEFLLGLVDRFQDLIVPFRNFWWHNARQRGSCSLKYVLPAVTGTTYEGMEIAEGGQAAREFQRVVFWNVEAAERARVLAALRKYCAQDTLALVQVLRAMKDAI, via the coding sequence ATGACCCATGCCATCTCGAAATCCAAGTACGTCGCGGGACTCCAGTGCCCGAAATTGCTGTGGACCCAGTACAACGACCGCGATGCGATCCCGCCGCCCGACGCCGCGAAACAGGCCATCTTCGACACCGGTCATGCGGTCGGGGATTTGGCCAAGAACCTGTTTCCCGGGGGCATCGAAATTGCCTGGAGCGACGACCCGAGCAGTCGCATGGAGCGGACGACCGCCGAGACGCTGGAACTGATGAAGCAGCGGGTCCCCCTTTACGAGGCAAGCTTCCTCGTAGAGGGCTGCTACTGCCGGGCTGACTTGCTGGTGCCATCTGAAAAGGACACCTGGGATCTGTACGAGGTCAAGAGCACAACTGGCGTCAAAGACGTCCACCTGAACGACGTCGCCTTCCAAGCCTGGGCGATCGAACGTTGCGGAGTCCGACTTGACCGCCTGTACCTCGTTCACCTCGACAACACCTATGTGAGGCAAGGCCCAATTGACGTCCACGGTCTGTTCCACGCCAAGGACGTGACCGAGCGTGCGCGAGATCTGATGCCCGACGTTCCGCAGAACGTGAACAGCATGCAGGCGGTGATCGTCGGCGACCGCCCCGGTACGCCGATCGGAGAACACTGCTCCGATCCGTACGACTGCGATCTCTGGCCCGCATGCTCGTCATTCCTCCCGCACGACAACGTCCTGGACTTGTATCGTGTGCGCAAACGGAACGCATTCGCCATGATCGGCGACGGCGTCATGAGCGTGATCGACGTATCGCCAGCCGATCTGAATTCCAAGCAGCGGATTCAGCAGGAGGCGATCCGAACTGGCGCAACACACGTCCAGGCCGAAGAGATCCACGCCTGGCTCGCCGGTTTGGAGTATCCGCTTCACTGTTTCGACTTCGAGACAATGATGCCGGCAATCCCGCTTTTCGACGGGACACGCCCCTTCCAGCAGATCCCCTTCCAGTTTTCCTTGCACATCGTCGATAGCCCCAGCGCAGAGCCGCGCCACGTCGAGTTTCTGTCCGAGAATGCTGTCGATCCGCGGCCTGACCTGATCGAAGCCCTGAGCGCAATCGGTCTGGAAGGTACGATCTTGGCTTACAACATGGGATTCGAGCAAACCAGACTGCGCGAATTGGCAGCGGACTTCCCCGCGCATGCGGAGTTCTTACTTGGATTAGTCGACCGTTTCCAAGATCTCATCGTCCCGTTCCGCAACTTCTGGTGGCACAATGCCCGGCAGCGCGGCAGCTGTTCCCTGAAGTACGTGCTGCCCGCGGTGACCGGTACGACGTACGAAGGCATGGAGATCGCCGAAGGCGGTCAGGCTGCGCGGGAGTTCCAGCGGGTCGTATTTTGGAACGTCGAAGCGGCGGAAAGGGCGCGGGTGCTCGCGGCGCTCCGGAAATACTGCGCCCAGGATACGCTCGCGTTGGTGCAGGTGCTGCGCGCCATGAAAGATGCCATCTGA
- a CDS encoding ATP-binding protein, which yields MPMTIVELERSLRELRLSGMTATLEIRALQVSSHEMTFLDAFSWLVQDELDRRHTRRQERRRAVSGLPAERKTLGELDWSYNTRLPRREILELGTLKYIGVREDVLLLGPPGTGKSHVAKALALLAIEQGYKVHYREAHDLIEDITEARELGTLRKYRAQLKAADLLVIDDLFLRRLPANAGDELADVLMSRYERGSTIITSNRVIEDWPKLLGDVVVVAPLLDRLMHHGHLLKFEGKSWRLKEAATRVAKKATQA from the coding sequence ATGCCGATGACCATTGTTGAACTGGAGCGCTCCCTGCGCGAACTGCGCCTGTCCGGGATGACAGCGACACTGGAGATCCGGGCCCTGCAGGTCAGCAGCCACGAGATGACGTTCTTGGATGCGTTCTCGTGGCTGGTGCAGGACGAACTCGACCGGCGGCACACGCGCCGCCAGGAGCGGCGCCGCGCCGTCTCCGGGCTGCCTGCGGAGCGCAAGACGCTTGGCGAACTGGACTGGAGCTACAACACGCGGCTGCCGCGGCGTGAGATCCTCGAGCTCGGGACCCTGAAGTACATCGGCGTGCGGGAAGACGTGCTGCTGTTGGGGCCGCCGGGCACGGGCAAGAGCCACGTCGCGAAGGCTCTGGCCTTGCTGGCCATCGAGCAGGGCTACAAGGTCCACTACCGCGAGGCGCACGACCTGATCGAGGACATCACCGAGGCGCGCGAACTGGGCACCTTGCGGAAGTACCGCGCGCAACTGAAGGCCGCCGACCTGCTGGTGATCGACGATCTGTTCCTGCGGCGTCTGCCGGCCAATGCCGGCGACGAACTGGCCGACGTGCTGATGAGCCGCTACGAGCGGGGCTCGACGATCATCACGTCGAACCGCGTGATCGAGGACTGGCCGAAGCTGTTGGGTGACGTTGTGGTGGTGGCACCGCTGCTGGATCGCTTGATGCACCACGGGCACCTGCTCAAGTTCGAGGGCAAAAGCTGGCGGCTGAAGGAAGCAGCGACCCGGGTTGCAAAGAAGGCTACGCAGGCCTAG
- a CDS encoding IS21 family transposase, with protein sequence MNVLKDNLRITVETLVSCGVSQREICRRTGIDRKTIRRYAAGSKSPGVATGSEAEAPFENPPPRPPAPDATGTSACEPHRPWIEAQVQLGRNAVSIYQDLVEQHAFTHRYNSVKRFVAKLKAREPERFDVLEYLPGEECQVDYGQGAPTLWKPDEYRRPYLFVMTLKYSGKSFRKTTWKTNQETWCRLHEEAWRSFGGVPQYVVLDNLKEGVIRPDIYDPQLNPLYAQMLQHYGVVADPCRVRDPNRKGTVENAIQHTQGTALKGRKYEAIETQNVWLAHWEERWAAPRIHGRKKRQVLEMYREEQPYLRPLPLEAFRYYKPGVRMVDDAGLVQVDGSYYAALPAPLHGEVQVRIYEQEIEIYGAGGQLLRRHRKSERKGQYVLAEEDRLFNPSRETGRLLAKASTIGPNTEHMARALFANHGRPGQKALYGLTSLVRTYTRAEIEAVCGRLLAAECASYAAVRRALERQAESRPASASLLTQEGPVIRAIAEYQTFWDAHSQAHSPKEIANADDHC encoded by the coding sequence GTGAACGTCTTGAAGGACAATCTGCGGATAACTGTCGAAACGCTGGTCAGTTGCGGCGTCAGCCAGCGGGAGATCTGTCGGCGGACGGGGATCGACCGCAAGACGATCCGGCGTTACGCGGCCGGTTCAAAATCCCCCGGGGTGGCCACCGGCTCAGAGGCTGAGGCGCCGTTTGAAAATCCCCCACCCCGGCCACCGGCTCCGGACGCGACAGGCACGTCGGCCTGCGAACCTCATCGGCCGTGGATCGAAGCCCAGGTCCAACTCGGCCGCAACGCGGTGAGCATCTACCAGGACCTGGTCGAGCAGCACGCGTTCACGCATCGGTACAACTCGGTCAAGCGGTTCGTGGCGAAACTCAAGGCCCGTGAGCCGGAGCGGTTCGACGTGCTGGAGTACCTGCCGGGCGAGGAATGCCAGGTGGACTACGGGCAGGGCGCGCCCACGTTGTGGAAACCTGACGAATACCGCCGGCCGTACCTGTTCGTGATGACGTTGAAGTACTCGGGCAAGAGCTTCCGCAAGACGACGTGGAAAACGAACCAGGAGACATGGTGCCGGCTGCACGAGGAGGCATGGCGATCGTTCGGCGGCGTGCCGCAGTACGTGGTGCTGGACAACCTAAAGGAAGGTGTGATCCGCCCGGACATCTACGACCCGCAGCTGAACCCGCTGTACGCGCAGATGCTGCAGCACTACGGCGTGGTGGCGGACCCGTGCCGGGTGCGCGACCCGAATCGCAAGGGTACGGTCGAGAACGCGATCCAGCACACGCAGGGTACGGCTCTTAAGGGGCGCAAATACGAGGCGATCGAGACGCAGAACGTGTGGCTGGCGCACTGGGAGGAGCGCTGGGCGGCGCCGCGCATACACGGCCGCAAAAAGCGGCAGGTGCTGGAGATGTACCGCGAGGAGCAGCCATACCTGCGGCCGTTGCCGCTGGAGGCGTTCCGCTACTACAAGCCAGGCGTGCGCATGGTGGACGACGCGGGCCTGGTGCAGGTGGACGGATCGTACTACGCGGCGTTGCCGGCGCCGCTGCACGGCGAAGTGCAGGTACGAATCTACGAGCAGGAGATCGAGATCTACGGCGCCGGTGGCCAACTCCTGCGCCGGCACCGCAAGAGCGAGCGCAAGGGCCAGTACGTGCTCGCCGAGGAAGATCGGCTGTTCAACCCATCGCGTGAGACCGGCAGGTTGCTGGCCAAGGCATCGACGATCGGGCCGAACACCGAGCACATGGCTCGGGCCCTCTTCGCGAACCACGGCCGTCCGGGCCAGAAGGCCCTGTACGGCCTGACGAGCCTGGTTCGCACCTACACCCGCGCCGAGATCGAAGCGGTGTGCGGCCGCCTGCTGGCGGCCGAGTGCGCGTCCTATGCCGCGGTGCGGCGCGCGCTCGAGCGCCAGGCCGAGTCCCGGCCCGCCAGCGCGTCGCTTCTGACCCAGGAAGGCCCTGTGATCCGGGCCATCGCCGAGTACCAGACGTTCTGGGATGCCCACAGCCAGGCCCACTCACCGAAGGAGATCGCTAATGCCGATGACCATTGTTGA